In Dyadobacter subterraneus, a single genomic region encodes these proteins:
- a CDS encoding tetratricopeptide repeat protein, with product MTTKIKSFVFVALLSPFSLKAQQLITMSNKCYKQVQAGNQQNDQGQYQEALNTFSKVLKDCSAKDAKEEGNVGKAIAFNGLKQYNEAITAAESAIKVSKQTNVMAYYARSYALNNVGRTEDAKADIVKITDLTKKNKNIKARATMFAQLSHLDFQLNKLAEADTNLTKAIELDPTNPAFFVQKGDMMIKINNYDDAFAAYDKVLDLGKNDLEIYQIRTEARLKQLQQKYVTTDINELSKRMTKQEKSTLCADMKKALDMGLRNLQLDLLSASICE from the coding sequence ACAACAAAAATCAAATCGTTTGTTTTCGTTGCGCTATTATCTCCTTTTTCATTGAAGGCGCAGCAGTTGATTACCATGTCAAACAAATGTTACAAACAGGTTCAGGCTGGCAACCAGCAAAATGACCAGGGACAATATCAGGAGGCTTTAAATACTTTCAGCAAAGTGCTCAAAGATTGCTCGGCCAAGGATGCCAAAGAAGAAGGGAATGTCGGGAAAGCAATTGCATTTAATGGATTGAAGCAATATAATGAAGCCATTACAGCGGCAGAAAGTGCGATTAAAGTCAGCAAGCAAACAAATGTAATGGCGTACTATGCAAGAAGTTATGCATTGAATAATGTGGGTAGGACAGAAGATGCCAAGGCAGATATTGTTAAAATCACGGATCTTACTAAAAAGAATAAAAACATAAAAGCCAGAGCAACCATGTTTGCTCAGCTTTCGCATCTTGATTTTCAGCTGAATAAATTGGCTGAGGCGGATACCAACCTGACCAAAGCAATTGAGCTGGATCCGACAAACCCTGCTTTTTTTGTTCAAAAAGGTGATATGATGATCAAAATCAATAACTACGATGACGCCTTTGCTGCTTATGACAAAGTGCTGGATCTGGGCAAAAATGATCTTGAAATTTACCAGATCAGAACAGAGGCCCGATTGAAACAATTGCAGCAAAAATATGTAACGACTGATATCAATGAGTTATCAAAACGAATGACAAAACAGGAAAAAAGCACTTTGTGTGCAGATATGAAAAAAGCGCTGGATATGGGTTTGCGAAACCTGCAACTGGACTTGTTGTCTGCTTCAATCTGTGAATAA
- a CDS encoding OmpA family protein: protein MKRNSIVILLLVFALGCKSLNNTQKGTGIGAAGGAAAGAAIGGLTGKNSVIGALIGAAVGGSAGYFIGKHMDKQAEELKQAIPDATVERVGEGINLTFNSGLLFKINSADLSEDAKVELKKVGGILAKYDDTQILLEGHTDDTGSDDLNMKLSERRAEAVSSYLESENIPSSRLKTKWYGESQPKFPNDSEANRIKNRRVEIAIYADQDMKKEAEKGELK from the coding sequence GTGAAAAGAAATAGCATTGTAATTTTATTGTTAGTATTTGCACTTGGCTGTAAAAGCCTGAACAACACGCAGAAAGGTACAGGAATTGGTGCCGCCGGAGGTGCCGCCGCCGGAGCTGCCATTGGTGGACTTACCGGAAAAAATAGTGTTATCGGTGCACTGATCGGTGCCGCGGTGGGCGGTTCTGCTGGTTATTTCATTGGTAAACATATGGACAAACAGGCAGAAGAACTGAAACAAGCCATTCCGGATGCAACTGTCGAAAGAGTGGGAGAGGGAATTAATTTAACATTTAATTCAGGTTTGCTTTTTAAAATTAATTCTGCGGATTTAAGTGAAGATGCCAAGGTTGAACTGAAAAAAGTAGGCGGCATTCTGGCCAAATATGACGACACACAGATTCTACTGGAAGGTCACACAGATGATACCGGCTCTGACGATTTGAATATGAAATTATCTGAGCGCCGCGCCGAAGCTGTTTCTTCTTATCTTGAATCAGAAAATATTCCATCATCCAGGTTAAAAACAAAATGGTATGGTGAATCTCAACCTAAATTTCCAAACGATAGTGAAGCAAATCGTATAAAAAACCGCCGGGTTGAAATTGCGATTTATGCGGATCAGGATATGAAGAAGGAAGCTGAAAAAGGAGAATTAAAGTAA
- a CDS encoding efflux RND transporter permease subunit — translation MSITELSVKRPLLITTVFTVLILFGVISYQQLSYNLLPKFEANVISVSTTYRGASADEVETNVTKRIEDALASIEGLDRINSTSQEGASIVVIQLKNGVDVTLAQQDAQRKVEQIINLLPDEADRPTINKSSTDELPVLRMGVTANISPAKLYDLIDDELKPQLSNAAGVGRIDLIGGNEREIQVNVDAQKLRAYNLSIGQVANAINNANTSYPAGQLETRESQLSIRFDASVANTNAFRNLVISRTQDGGEVQLKDVAEVVDATTKPTAINHINARPSIGLQVLKQSDANAVEVSKQVKAKIISLEKQYASTGLKFNIAADQSTYTLASANAVVEDLFLAVAIVSVVMLLFLHSFRSSLFVLVALPSSIIPTFILMYLLGFSLNLMTLMALSLVVGILVDDSIVVLENINRHLEMGKSRWQAALDGRSEIGFTALAITLVDVVVFVPLAMTGGLIGNILREFSLVVVFSTLMSLFVSFTLTPLLVSRFGKLEVLSKTSLWGRLNIGFENLLTRLQNAYGRILLKVLSHKRYVFLGVLALLIGAVALVPTGFIGAAFMPATDQGEFTVQIELAPTASIYESNKVTQIAEQMLLKHPEVTNVFSNIGYSSNNLTSSSNSNLSTLNVKLIDKKDRIVSTEGFSVLVKEEIAKIPGTKVTVSPVGLVGTSEAPIQIAVKGTNLESIRKASAMVKQVAESIPGTQDVKYSVQDPKPEVKVILDRDRMAQLGINAVEVGVALQNGFRGDDRSKFKQNGKEYDILVSLDQFDRTNASDIRQLLFVNNQGQSFQLSQFATVDEQIGESVLQRIDRLSSISVNAQVVGRPVGTVGADIQAKVANLKLPEGITIQYLGQLQQQGDAFGSLGLALVIAILLVYFIMVGLYESVVYPFVVLFSIPVALIGALLALALTMESLTVFAIVGMIMLLGLVAKNAILIVDFTNHLKEQGHDVVDALVEAGKERLRPILMTTLAMVFGMLPIALASGAGAETKNGMAWVIIGGLSSSLILTLLLVPSAYLVVDRIKARFEKKKPEVVLPHQVSVG, via the coding sequence ATGTCTATAACCGAATTATCAGTTAAAAGACCGCTGCTCATTACCACTGTTTTCACCGTACTGATTCTTTTCGGTGTGATCAGTTACCAGCAGCTTTCATATAATCTTTTGCCAAAATTTGAGGCAAATGTGATCAGTGTTTCAACAACTTATCGTGGCGCTTCGGCAGATGAAGTTGAAACCAATGTTACGAAAAGAATTGAAGATGCATTGGCTTCCATCGAAGGACTAGACCGGATTAATTCCACTTCTCAGGAAGGTGCTTCTATTGTTGTGATTCAGTTGAAAAATGGTGTTGATGTGACGCTTGCACAACAGGATGCACAACGGAAAGTTGAACAAATTATCAATTTGCTGCCCGACGAAGCAGATCGTCCTACCATTAACAAATCTTCAACAGATGAACTTCCGGTTCTCCGGATGGGTGTGACGGCAAATATTTCACCAGCCAAACTTTACGATTTAATTGATGATGAACTAAAACCGCAGCTTTCAAACGCTGCCGGTGTAGGACGTATTGATTTAATCGGTGGAAATGAAAGAGAAATTCAGGTTAACGTTGATGCCCAGAAATTGAGAGCCTACAATCTTTCAATTGGTCAGGTTGCCAATGCAATCAATAATGCCAATACAAGTTATCCGGCCGGCCAGCTTGAAACGAGAGAATCACAATTATCAATTCGTTTTGACGCCTCGGTTGCTAACACAAATGCTTTCAGAAATCTGGTGATTTCCAGAACACAAGATGGCGGGGAAGTACAGCTGAAAGATGTTGCCGAGGTTGTTGATGCTACCACAAAACCAACAGCCATTAACCACATTAATGCAAGACCTTCCATTGGTTTGCAGGTTTTGAAACAATCGGATGCGAATGCTGTGGAGGTAAGCAAGCAGGTAAAAGCGAAAATTATTTCTCTTGAAAAACAGTATGCTTCAACCGGATTGAAATTCAATATTGCTGCGGATCAATCTACTTATACGCTGGCTTCTGCAAATGCGGTTGTGGAAGATTTATTTCTTGCGGTTGCGATTGTTTCGGTTGTGATGCTTTTGTTTTTGCACAGTTTCCGCTCGTCGCTTTTCGTATTGGTTGCGCTTCCGTCATCCATTATTCCTACGTTTATTTTGATGTATCTGTTAGGGTTTTCCTTGAATCTGATGACGCTGATGGCACTTTCGCTGGTTGTAGGTATTTTGGTGGATGACTCGATTGTGGTTTTGGAAAATATCAACCGACATCTTGAAATGGGAAAAAGCCGCTGGCAGGCAGCTCTTGACGGTCGTAGCGAAATCGGTTTTACCGCCCTTGCCATTACACTGGTGGATGTTGTGGTTTTTGTTCCCCTGGCCATGACGGGTGGATTGATCGGTAATATTCTTCGTGAGTTTTCTCTGGTAGTCGTTTTCTCTACTTTGATGAGTTTGTTTGTTTCATTTACACTGACGCCGCTTCTGGTTTCACGTTTTGGAAAACTGGAAGTGTTGAGCAAAACTTCTCTTTGGGGTAGACTGAATATTGGTTTTGAAAATCTTCTGACGCGTTTACAAAATGCTTATGGACGGATTCTCTTAAAGGTTTTGAGCCATAAAAGATATGTATTTCTGGGCGTGCTTGCTCTGCTAATCGGTGCTGTTGCATTGGTTCCGACAGGGTTCATCGGAGCAGCTTTTATGCCGGCAACGGATCAGGGAGAATTTACAGTTCAAATTGAACTTGCCCCAACCGCTTCAATTTATGAAAGCAATAAAGTAACGCAAATTGCTGAGCAAATGCTGTTAAAACATCCGGAAGTAACGAACGTTTTCAGCAATATCGGGTATAGCAGCAATAACCTGACATCTTCGTCTAACAGCAATCTGTCAACTTTAAATGTCAAGCTGATTGATAAAAAAGATAGAATTGTTTCTACCGAAGGTTTCAGCGTTCTCGTAAAAGAAGAGATCGCAAAAATCCCGGGCACCAAAGTAACGGTAAGCCCTGTGGGTCTGGTAGGAACGTCAGAGGCGCCTATCCAGATTGCTGTAAAAGGAACAAATCTTGAATCTATCAGAAAAGCTTCTGCGATGGTAAAACAAGTAGCGGAATCCATTCCCGGAACACAGGATGTAAAATATTCTGTGCAGGATCCCAAGCCTGAGGTCAAAGTGATTCTGGATCGTGACCGGATGGCGCAGCTTGGTATCAATGCAGTGGAAGTGGGAGTTGCACTGCAAAACGGTTTCCGTGGTGATGACCGTTCAAAATTCAAACAAAATGGAAAAGAGTATGACATTCTGGTGAGTCTGGACCAGTTTGACCGGACGAACGCTTCGGATATTCGTCAATTACTTTTTGTCAATAATCAGGGACAATCCTTTCAATTATCCCAATTTGCCACAGTTGACGAGCAAATTGGTGAAAGCGTATTGCAGCGAATTGACAGACTTTCTTCTATTTCTGTCAACGCGCAGGTAGTTGGACGTCCAGTGGGAACTGTGGGTGCTGATATTCAGGCCAAAGTAGCAAATCTGAAACTACCCGAAGGAATCACAATCCAATATCTTGGTCAGCTTCAACAGCAGGGAGATGCATTCGGAAGTCTTGGGCTGGCGCTTGTTATCGCAATTTTGCTGGTTTACTTTATCATGGTTGGACTTTACGAAAGTGTCGTTTATCCCTTTGTAGTACTCTTTTCAATTCCGGTAGCCTTGATTGGAGCACTTTTGGCTCTGGCATTAACCATGGAAAGTTTGACCGTTTTCGCAATTGTCGGGATGATTATGCTTTTGGGTCTGGTTGCGAAGAATGCAATTTTGATTGTCGATTTTACGAATCATTTGAAAGAACAGGGACATGATGTTGTCGATGCTTTGGTTGAAGCCGGAAAAGAACGTCTTCGTCCGATTTTAATGACAACACTTGCAATGGTTTTCGGTATGCTTCCTATTGCCCTTGCAAGTGGAGCGGGCGCAGAAACCAAAAATGGTATGGCCTGGGTAATTATTGGCGGATTGTCAAGTTCCCTGATTTTGACTTTGCTTCTGGTGCCTTCGGCTTATCTTGTTGTGGATAGAATTAAGGCACGTTTTGAGAAGAAGAAACCGGAAGTTGTCCTGCCTCATCAAGTGAGTGTCGGATAA
- a CDS encoding efflux RND transporter periplasmic adaptor subunit, translated as MKKTTLIVTLAVLAIVVLIGARLVSNKKTIDEKNKPVSISNAPIPVTVISVSEDTVSQMLLKTGNLIPFRETSIMATSQGQVLNVNFDLGSQVSKGSTLIQIDNKLNQLALQATQLNIDKLKKDVTRYNTLYAGNATTELQLNQTKYDYESAVNKAEQITKQIQDATVKAPISGRIVKKDIEVGEFVNAGTVLGTILDVSRLKVQVMVNEKDVYQLHEGQKVKVSADVLSGKIYPGQISYIAPRGNEEHSYQVEITVANAGPLKAGTFVNVDFSQKSHETSLQIPRIALVESIKNPYVYVVNNNVAHQRKITIGRELGDLIEVRYGLQPGDQVVTTGQLNLTDGKPVQISK; from the coding sequence ATGAAAAAAACAACATTAATCGTAACACTAGCTGTATTAGCCATTGTAGTTTTAATTGGCGCACGGCTGGTTTCCAATAAGAAAACCATCGACGAAAAAAATAAACCGGTAAGCATTTCCAACGCCCCGATTCCGGTAACTGTTATTTCAGTAAGCGAAGATACTGTCAGCCAGATGCTGCTAAAAACCGGAAATCTGATTCCTTTTCGTGAAACCTCCATCATGGCAACAAGTCAGGGACAAGTTTTAAATGTGAATTTTGATCTCGGATCTCAGGTTTCAAAAGGTTCGACGCTGATTCAGATTGATAATAAGTTGAATCAATTGGCTTTGCAGGCTACGCAGCTGAATATTGACAAACTGAAAAAAGATGTTACGCGTTACAACACGCTTTACGCAGGAAATGCCACGACAGAATTACAGCTAAACCAGACAAAATACGATTATGAAAGTGCTGTAAATAAAGCGGAACAAATCACCAAGCAAATTCAGGACGCGACTGTAAAAGCGCCGATAAGCGGAAGGATTGTTAAAAAGGATATCGAGGTTGGTGAATTTGTAAATGCCGGTACTGTTTTGGGAACGATCCTGGATGTTTCCAGGCTGAAAGTTCAGGTTATGGTAAATGAAAAAGATGTTTACCAACTTCATGAGGGACAAAAAGTGAAAGTTAGTGCGGACGTACTTTCTGGTAAAATCTATCCGGGCCAAATTTCTTACATCGCGCCAAGAGGAAATGAAGAACATAGTTACCAGGTAGAAATTACTGTGGCAAATGCAGGACCACTCAAAGCCGGAACATTTGTGAATGTAGATTTTTCGCAAAAATCGCATGAAACATCTTTGCAGATTCCTCGAATTGCTTTGGTTGAAAGTATCAAAAATCCATATGTGTACGTGGTGAATAACAATGTGGCTCATCAGCGAAAAATCACAATCGGACGTGAACTGGGAGATCTTATCGAAGTACGTTACGGATTACAGCCCGGCGACCAGGTTGTTACAACGGGCCAGTTAAATCTTACAGACGGAAAACCCGTGCAGATCTCAAAATAG
- a CDS encoding TolC family protein gives MKKRIFCKLFVLLVLPSLTQAQTAWSLKDCIDYGLKHFGTVRIAQYQKENARQQSRQALSGYLPQVSGTGTFDDNLKLQTTVLPAGIFGPEPTRIALGSKYQTNFTASAEQVIFDQSLLTGIKANKPNQERAELNERQTQEEIIYQVSKNYYQVFVSQQQISLLQDNLERTQQVLNILKLQRDNGVIQPVDYDRTDVNYNSNKSQLSLAKTNLTLAMNRLKYQMGLDQEQELLLKDSLLLTQIPTVAESQFDAKNLASFQLNENQLTLNRLDQERIKAGYLPRLSFNARYGQMALTNEFGNSFKNFIGFGTIGLKLNIPIFDGFSRSAQIQQARIKVVTQEEQQKMNVQSYRLAFNNSQSQIQQSQINVENDDRNVKLARKVYDMTTLQYKQGTAPLTDLINAENSYRQAQTDYVNSLINFYQAKLDLEQAQGTLLPFFNQL, from the coding sequence ATGAAAAAAAGAATTTTTTGTAAACTGTTTGTATTGCTTGTACTACCCTCATTGACACAAGCACAAACCGCCTGGTCCTTAAAAGATTGTATCGATTATGGCCTTAAACATTTCGGAACTGTCAGAATTGCGCAGTACCAAAAAGAAAATGCACGGCAACAGTCGCGTCAGGCTTTGTCCGGTTATCTGCCTCAGGTTTCGGGTACTGGTACATTTGATGATAACCTGAAATTGCAGACAACTGTTTTGCCTGCCGGAATTTTCGGACCTGAGCCTACGCGAATTGCACTTGGTTCGAAATACCAAACCAATTTTACAGCTTCTGCCGAGCAGGTAATTTTTGACCAGTCGCTATTAACCGGGATTAAAGCCAATAAACCGAATCAGGAACGTGCTGAACTAAACGAAAGACAAACGCAGGAGGAAATCATTTACCAGGTTTCCAAGAATTATTATCAGGTATTTGTTTCCCAGCAGCAGATTTCACTGTTACAGGATAACCTTGAAAGAACCCAGCAGGTACTCAATATCCTTAAATTACAGCGCGATAACGGGGTAATCCAACCTGTTGATTATGACCGTACAGATGTTAATTACAACAGTAATAAATCTCAGCTTTCACTGGCAAAAACCAATCTGACACTTGCCATGAACCGGTTGAAATATCAAATGGGACTTGACCAGGAGCAGGAATTATTGTTGAAGGATTCACTTTTGCTGACCCAGATTCCGACCGTTGCTGAGTCGCAGTTTGATGCCAAAAATCTCGCCAGCTTTCAGTTAAACGAAAATCAGCTAACGCTGAACCGCCTTGATCAAGAAAGAATCAAGGCCGGATATTTGCCAAGATTAAGTTTTAATGCGCGCTATGGTCAAATGGCGTTGACTAATGAATTTGGCAATTCTTTCAAAAACTTTATCGGATTTGGAACGATCGGATTAAAATTAAATATTCCAATTTTCGATGGTTTCAGCAGAAGTGCGCAAATTCAGCAAGCCAGAATAAAGGTCGTTACCCAGGAAGAACAGCAGAAAATGAATGTGCAATCTTACCGCCTTGCCTTCAATAATTCCCAATCGCAGATTCAGCAATCTCAAATTAATGTAGAAAATGACGACCGGAATGTAAAACTGGCACGGAAAGTATACGACATGACCACGCTTCAATATAAACAGGGAACTGCTCCGCTTACCGATCTTATCAACGCCGAAAATTCTTACCGTCAGGCCCAGACTGATTATGTGAATTCGCTGATCAATTTTTATCAGGCCAAGCTTGATCTGGAACAAGCCCAGGGCACGCTACTACCTTTCTTTAATCAACTTTGA
- a CDS encoding MarR family winged helix-turn-helix transcriptional regulator, translating to MDIEIKELNKANYERLSRMMLFNIITVSHLVGRNTNKELAKMGYTLQVEQLQILFVVYLREGNSPSQQEIANFTQKDKGGIQRSIQTLARDGYVRIVGDSSDRRKNLIELTPAGKMVATKMMESIEDIDRRMTASISQEEIDSLISIVSKISKVMKE from the coding sequence ATGGATATAGAAATTAAAGAACTGAATAAAGCCAATTATGAGCGTTTGAGCCGGATGATGTTGTTCAACATTATTACTGTTTCGCACCTCGTTGGCCGGAATACCAACAAAGAGCTGGCCAAAATGGGCTACACTTTGCAGGTTGAACAGCTTCAGATATTATTCGTCGTTTACCTTCGCGAAGGGAATTCACCATCGCAGCAGGAAATCGCAAATTTCACGCAAAAGGACAAAGGAGGCATCCAGAGGTCAATCCAGACGCTTGCAAGAGACGGTTACGTAAGAATTGTAGGTGATTCCAGCGACCGCCGTAAAAACCTTATCGAGCTTACGCCGGCCGGTAAAATGGTAGCGACCAAAATGATGGAATCTATTGAAGATATCGACAGACGTATGACTGCCTCTATTAGTCAAGAAGAAATTGACTCATTGATCTCAATCGTCAGCAAAATTTCAAAAGTAATGAAAGAGTAA
- a CDS encoding gluconate 2-dehydrogenase subunit 3 family protein produces MNRREAVQKLTLLMGGVISAPLMAGVMGEKLNFGPSLEVSAEQEALLAEIADVIIPTTKTPGAKAAGVEKFITRVMRDCYVQDEQQKFYAGVERINKDSHDLYGKGFAALDTTQKNEIVKRSTTADKPFFLQMKGLTVTAYFTSEIGATQALDYLPIPGRFDGSYPMKEGQKTWAL; encoded by the coding sequence ATGAATCGTAGAGAAGCCGTTCAAAAATTAACCCTTCTGATGGGAGGCGTTATTTCTGCACCTTTAATGGCTGGTGTAATGGGAGAAAAGCTGAATTTCGGGCCTTCTCTTGAAGTTTCTGCCGAGCAGGAAGCTTTGCTTGCGGAAATCGCAGATGTTATCATTCCAACAACAAAAACGCCGGGTGCCAAAGCTGCCGGAGTTGAAAAATTTATCACGCGTGTGATGCGGGATTGCTACGTTCAGGACGAACAGCAGAAATTTTACGCTGGTGTAGAAAGGATAAATAAAGACAGTCATGATCTTTATGGAAAAGGATTTGCTGCGTTGGATACAACTCAGAAAAATGAAATTGTAAAACGCAGTACAACGGCAGACAAGCCTTTCTTTTTGCAAATGAAGGGACTTACCGTTACCGCATATTTTACATCTGAAATAGGAGCGACCCAGGCGTTGGATTATTTACCAATTCCTGGACGTTTCGATGGCTCATATCCGATGAAAGAAGGACAAAAAACCTGGGCACTTTAA